A section of the Equus caballus isolate H_3958 breed thoroughbred chromosome 21, TB-T2T, whole genome shotgun sequence genome encodes:
- the HSPB3 gene encoding heat shock protein beta-3, whose product MAKIILRHLIETPVRYEEEFQARGLEDCRLDHALYALPGPTTVDLGKARAAQPPPADSAAEMPPQAGKSRFQILLDVVQFLPEDIIIQTFEGWLLIKAQHGNRMDEHGFISRSFTRQYKLPDGIETKDLSAILCHDGILVVEVKDPVETK is encoded by the coding sequence ATGGCAAAAATCATCCTGAGGCACCTCATAGAGACTCCAGTGCGTTACGAGGAGGAGTTTCAAGCTCGCGGTTTGGAAGACTGCAGGCTGGATCACGCCTTATATGCGCTGCCCGGGCCAACCACCGTGGACCTGGGAAAAGCCCGGGcagcccagcctcctccagcGGACTCAGCGGCAGAGATGCCGCCTCAAGCAGGCAAATCCCGCTTCCAGATCCTGCTGGACGTGGTCCAGTTCCTCCCCGAAGATATCATCATTCAGACCTTTGAAGGCTGGCTGCTGATTAAGGCTCAACATGGAAACAGAATGGACGAGCATGGTTTTATCTCAAGAAGCTTCACCCGACAGTATAAACTGCCAGATGGCATTGAAACCAAAGATTTGTCCGCGATCCTCTGTCACGACGGAATTCTGGTGGTGGAAGTAAAGGATCCAGTTGAGACCAAGTGA